In Candidatus Binataceae bacterium, the genomic stretch CTCGCGCCAGTAGCTCAGGTGGAAAGAGCAACGGCCTTCTAAGCCGTGGGTCAGGGGTTCGAATCCCTTCTGGCGCGCCAGGCGTGCCTTGAAAGTCCGACCCGGGCGAACGGGCCGGCAGACGACATATACAGTGGTGAGTGTAGCTCAGTTGGCAGAGCATCGGGTTGTGGCCCCGGCGGTCGAGGGTTCAAGTCCCTTCACTCACCCCATCAAATCCTGCTAAGAACGTACTCCCTTCGGTGGGCCGTTAGCTCAGTTGGTAGAGCAGCTGACTCTTAATCAGCGGGTCCGGAGTTCGAGTCTCCGACGGCCCACCAAAAAACCTCGGAAGAACAAAGCTTTTCTCTGAGGCAAATGCGGACATCGCGGCACCAATTCGCCGAATTGTCCGCATTGTGTCCGCATTTGTCAAGAGACGAGTCGCCGATGCCTTCGAAAGGGCGGCGGCCGAAGAGTGCGGCGGCCGAACCGTAAATCCAAGATCACTCGCCCAGATCGCGAAATGAGGCTTACCGATTCTCGCGGGGGCGCTTACAACGTGATTCAGGGTACGCGCTTCCCCACAGGAGGCCTTCGTAGATCTCCTTCTGACGTGGGGCATTCACAGGCAGTACTGGCCGGCACTCTCGCGGTGGTGGAACCTCACGCCGCTTGGTGGTGCGGAGAGCGGCGGGCAGGAGCGAGTCGAAGCTGGACCCGGATGCCAGCGCGGGTCAGCATGTCGATGAGCGTCTCGATGCTAAACAAGTCGATCTTTCCGCGCACAAGATCGCTGATCCTCGGCTGGGTTACTCCCAAGAGCTTTGCGGCGGAGTTCTGCGTCAGCTTGCGTGCCTGGATGAGCCGCTTGAGTTCCGCCATCAACCGAGCGCGCAAACGGAGGCTTTCCGCCTCTTTAGGCGCGAACCCAAGGTCCCTGAATACGTTTCCGGATGACCGTTCGATATTCATCACTTGCTTCTAAACCTTTGTCGCGACGCGCCGAGTCCTCACGAGCTCCTGCAGTCGAGATCGGGCCAAGTCCAAGTCTGGTTTAGGCGTCTTCCGAGTCTTCTTCTCGAATGCATGAAGCACGTAAACCGCTTCCTCGAACTTCGCCACGTAAAATACTCGATGCTCTCGTCCAGTGCGCACTCTGATCTCTTCTACGCCGGCGCCGACGGAAGACATCGGCTTCCAGTCGGACGGTTCGAGCCCAGATTGCACCAAAAACAGCTCGTATCCGGCCCGCCGTCTGGCGTCGACCGGAAAGTTCCTGATATCGCTCCGTGACGAGCCGAGCCAGAAGAGCGCCTTCGGCATCCGTTTACTCAATATACAAGTTTTTGTATCAGGCGTCGAGCCTAACCGGTGATCGTTGATCGCGAGCGCTGCCTTGGCCACCTAGCGCATGAAGATCGAAGGTCGCAGAAGCGGGTAACGGTCTCCCTCGAAGTCAAAATTTTATGGTTCGCGACCCGATCTCGGACGGACACCGATCGGGGTGACCTTCGTCTGATTCCGTTGGGCGGCCAAATGGGATTGCAGACGCTCGGCGGCTTGCTCAAGATCGGCCTCGCTCACGATGTTGTAGCGATCGAAGATGCTTCGCGTCTTGTGTCCTGACAAAGTCATTGCGACCCGATCTGGAATCCCGGCCCGGACCATGTTGCGCACAGCCGTTCTCCGGAGATCGTGCACAAGCAACTTGCCCAATCCCGCCGCCTTGCAGGCGTTGGACCAAGCCTTCCGGAAATCGCCGATGGGCTCGGCGCGCCGATGGAATACAAAAGGGCAACCGAGTTGCCGCGCACCATGCGCTCGCTCAATGATTTCCAGCAGTTCGCCCGAAAGGGGCAAAACACGGCCATCCTTGTTCTTGCTGACTTCTGGCCGCAGCCGAACCAACCTGCCGGCGAGATCAACGTCACGCCACTCGAGCGCCTTCATCTCGCTCACCCGCCATCCGGACAGGTACAGAAATGTTATAGGCTCGCGGAGATACTCTGGCAGATTGTCGCGCAGTGCGACGAACGCACCGTGGTCGACGAATCCCTGGCGCGCATTGTCCTCGTGAAGCTTCGGAATGTATGGCGTTCCGCTCAGCCGGCCGTCTTGAACGGCGAGACTGAACATCCGCTTCAGCGCCGCCAGCTCACGGTTTATGCTCGCGTTGGCTGCGCCCTCGCGCTGCCTGGTTCGCGCGTACGCTTTGATCTGATCGGTGGTGATGTCAATCGCCCGTTCGAGCCCGAAGACCTCGCGCAGATGGCTGATCGATAGTTGCGCGGAGCGCAGCGAACGCCGCCGGTTGATCTCGTAATCGGTCAACAGCGCTTTCGCCAAGTCCTCGAAGGTAGCACGCTCTTCGCGCGGTCCCGTAACGCGTCCGATTCCCGCCTCTCCGATTCGCTTCTTAAGCAGCTTGCGCGCCTGAGCCTCATTATCCGAGTGCGAGCTTTCCCGGTATTCCTTCCCTCTATGGTAAAAGGCAATCCAATAAATTGGGCCGCGCCTGAAAATGCGGCCCATACCTCGGAATGATTTGCGTTCCTCGCGTTCCAAAATCTTCAGTAGCCCAGTACGTTCCGAATCTCCAAATGAATAGAGCGCAGTAGCCGACCGGAGAATCGGACGCTCTCGCCGCTCCTCACCACGATAGATCGGGTTTGAGAAGCAGCTCTGTTAATCATGGCCGCCGGTGACCTTTCAACCGAGACGCTTGCGGATATACTCTTCTATCCCCAGTTCGGAGAAACGCAGTAACCTGCCGTGCCGCACGGTGAATCGAAGATTCCTGTGATGCCGGTAGAGCCAATCAGGCGTGACACCGAGTTTTTCGCCGGCTTCGTCTACATTTAGGAGCCTATCGCCCCGCCCTCGTTCGCGGTCATCCGATAGCACGTGTGAGCGTTCGGCTTCGAGGCGATGAAGCAGATTGAGTGCTTCGATCGCCTGTGTCTTGAGCGCCTGTGCCGTATCGTTGTCGAGCACCCTGAGCTTACCAGGGTCCACCACCAGTTCCTCCAACCTTGGGACTGCGAAGAGTCCCGCCACGCCCGACTGTCGCGGCCCTCGGCGCGAGCTACCATCGGCCCGCGACTTCGGCATGCTTCACCTCTGCAGTCAGTATGAATTGTACTGGGTTCGCGGTAGTGCCTTCTTCCGACGGGACGGCTTGCCGCTGGATAGGACTCGATGAAGTGCACTGACGCGTTCATGGAAAATGAGCTACGCGCTTTCCAATGTGCATGAATTCGAAGGAGCCGCGGCCAGCGCCAAGATAATGGCCGGTCAGCCGCGATTGACACTCGAAGATGGCTAAAAGTAAAGGTTTGCAAGTCTCTCTTGCCATCAGACATTTTGACGTGCCATTTCATCAAATATTCATCTATTTGGCTCTAAAACATCGAAAACTTATAGCTCGCCTGCTCGC encodes the following:
- a CDS encoding helix-turn-helix transcriptional regulator codes for the protein MNIERSSGNVFRDLGFAPKEAESLRLRARLMAELKRLIQARKLTQNSAAKLLGVTQPRISDLVRGKIDLFSIETLIDMLTRAGIRVQLRLAPARRSPHHQAA
- a CDS encoding site-specific integrase, whose protein sequence is MEREERKSFRGMGRIFRRGPIYWIAFYHRGKEYRESSHSDNEAQARKLLKKRIGEAGIGRVTGPREERATFEDLAKALLTDYEINRRRSLRSAQLSISHLREVFGLERAIDITTDQIKAYARTRQREGAANASINRELAALKRMFSLAVQDGRLSGTPYIPKLHEDNARQGFVDHGAFVALRDNLPEYLREPITFLYLSGWRVSEMKALEWRDVDLAGRLVRLRPEVSKNKDGRVLPLSGELLEIIERAHGARQLGCPFVFHRRAEPIGDFRKAWSNACKAAGLGKLLVHDLRRTAVRNMVRAGIPDRVAMTLSGHKTRSIFDRYNIVSEADLEQAAERLQSHLAAQRNQTKVTPIGVRPRSGREP